A region of Streptomyces deccanensis DNA encodes the following proteins:
- a CDS encoding PLP-dependent cysteine synthase family protein: protein MTSSTVLRTVARPELLSLVGRTPLARITADLPGPQPGFWAKLEGLAAGGMKARAAVSMLLGARERGELRPGAPVVESTSGTLGIGLAFAGQALGHPVVLVGDSELEPSMRQLLRSHGVRLELVDRPAARGGWQAARLARLRELLAVLPGAYWPDQYNNPDNTAGYASLAAELAVQLDHLDILVCSVGTGGHSAGIIGPLRRHWPALRLIGVDSTGSTIFGQPARPRLMRGLGSSIHPRNVAYDAFDEVHWVGPAEAVDSCRRLARGSFVSGGWSTGAVALVAAWAARVHPGAVVATVFPDGPHRYLGSVFDDDFAAAHGLDPASAAARPVEIPHPRAAEAVGWVRCGRVADPLDVPPSEERL from the coding sequence GTGACCTCCTCGACCGTCCTGCGCACCGTCGCCCGGCCGGAGCTGCTGTCCCTCGTCGGACGGACACCGCTGGCGCGCATCACCGCCGATCTGCCCGGCCCGCAGCCGGGGTTCTGGGCCAAGCTGGAAGGGCTCGCGGCCGGCGGGATGAAGGCACGGGCGGCCGTGTCGATGTTGCTGGGCGCCCGGGAGCGCGGTGAACTGCGGCCCGGCGCACCGGTGGTGGAGTCCACGTCCGGCACGCTGGGCATCGGGCTCGCCTTCGCCGGGCAGGCCCTCGGCCACCCGGTCGTGCTGGTCGGCGACAGCGAACTGGAGCCGTCCATGCGACAGTTGCTGCGTTCGCACGGGGTACGGCTGGAGCTGGTGGACCGCCCGGCGGCACGGGGCGGCTGGCAGGCGGCACGCCTCGCCCGGCTGCGGGAACTGCTCGCCGTCCTACCGGGGGCGTACTGGCCCGACCAGTACAACAACCCCGACAACACCGCCGGATACGCCTCGCTCGCCGCCGAACTCGCCGTACAGCTCGATCACTTGGACATCCTGGTGTGCAGTGTCGGCACCGGCGGCCACAGCGCGGGCATCATCGGCCCGCTGCGCCGGCACTGGCCCGCGCTGCGCCTCATCGGCGTCGACTCCACCGGCTCGACGATCTTCGGTCAGCCGGCCCGGCCGAGACTGATGCGCGGCCTCGGCAGCAGCATCCATCCGCGCAACGTCGCCTACGACGCCTTCGACGAGGTGCACTGGGTCGGCCCGGCGGAGGCCGTCGACAGCTGTCGTCGCCTCGCCCGCGGCAGCTTCGTCAGCGGCGGCTGGAGCACCGGCGCGGTCGCGCTCGTCGCCGCCTGGGCGGCCCGCGTCCACCCGGGTGCCGTCGTCGCCACCGTCTTCCCGGACGGCCCGCACCGCTACCTCGGCAGCGTCTTCGACGACGACTTCGCCGCCGCCCACGGCCTCGACCCGGCCTCCGCCGCCGCGCGCCCCGTGGAGATCCCCCATCCCCGCGCGGCCGAGGCCGTCGGCTGGGTGCGCTGCGGCAGGGTCGCCGACCCGCTCGACGTCCCCCCTTCGGAAGAGAGACTGTGA
- a CDS encoding mandelate racemase/muconate lactonizing enzyme family protein, giving the protein MKASLRTVRLELAEPLRISRSTMSARDAVWLTVRDDDGVQGHGEAVTSVYYGLDTDTLGRLLTDAAAELRRFPDPESALEALRGGGPAGSPDAPPAVTAAVDAALLDLVGKRAGTPVHRLLGAPGAPAAATARTIGITPPARAAAEAGRLAASGFEVVKVKAGAPDPESDIARVRAVREAAPRIRLLLDPNGAWTPAQADALLPRFADLGVEAVEQPVAPGDPETLAALAERSPLPIVADEDAVGLADVQRLAGRVHGVNVKLAKCGGVHAALRIAELIEGSGTELMLGCLTASSLGLAPAVHLVDRARWVDLDGHLLLADDPWTGIGGTDGVVRTTDAPGLGVRLRAAHETEEAHRADVA; this is encoded by the coding sequence GTGAAGGCAAGCCTGCGCACCGTACGCCTCGAACTCGCCGAACCGTTGCGCATCTCCCGCTCCACCATGTCCGCGCGTGACGCGGTCTGGCTCACCGTGCGGGACGACGACGGGGTCCAGGGCCACGGTGAGGCCGTCACCAGCGTCTACTACGGCCTCGACACCGACACCCTGGGCCGGCTCCTCACGGACGCCGCCGCCGAGCTACGGCGGTTCCCCGATCCGGAGAGCGCCCTGGAGGCCCTGCGCGGCGGCGGACCGGCCGGTTCTCCCGACGCTCCCCCGGCCGTGACCGCCGCCGTCGACGCCGCGCTCCTCGATCTCGTCGGCAAGCGGGCCGGAACCCCGGTGCACCGACTGCTGGGCGCGCCCGGCGCGCCGGCGGCCGCGACCGCCCGGACCATCGGCATCACCCCGCCCGCGCGTGCCGCGGCCGAGGCGGGCCGCCTCGCCGCGAGCGGCTTCGAGGTCGTCAAGGTCAAGGCCGGGGCACCCGACCCCGAGAGCGACATCGCCCGCGTACGGGCCGTCCGCGAGGCCGCACCCCGGATCCGGCTCCTCCTCGACCCGAACGGCGCCTGGACACCGGCCCAGGCGGACGCCTTGCTGCCGCGCTTCGCGGACTTGGGCGTGGAGGCCGTCGAACAGCCCGTCGCCCCGGGCGACCCGGAGACGCTCGCCGCCCTGGCCGAGCGCTCCCCGCTGCCGATCGTCGCCGACGAGGACGCCGTGGGGCTGGCGGACGTCCAGCGGCTGGCCGGACGGGTGCACGGGGTCAACGTCAAGCTCGCCAAGTGCGGCGGTGTCCACGCGGCGCTGCGGATCGCCGAGCTGATCGAGGGCAGCGGGACCGAGCTGATGCTCGGCTGCCTCACCGCCAGCAGCCTCGGGCTGGCCCCGGCCGTCCACCTCGTGGACCGCGCCCGCTGGGTCGACCTCGACGGGCATCTCCTGCTCGCCGACGACCCGTGGACCGGCATCGGCGGCACCGACGGCGTCGTACGCAC